Genomic DNA from Pelorhabdus rhamnosifermentans:
ATTGCCTTTTGAATCGATTGTAAAACCACCAGCACGTGTATACAATTGATTGTTGCCATCAGATATAATGAAAAAACCACCACCTGAAATAGCAAGATCGCCTGATTTCCCTGTCGATTGAAGATTGCCATCGGTAAAATTGGTACCAATAGTAGCAACAGACATACCGAGACCGACTTGCATAGGATTGGTTCCCCCCATATTTCCTTGCGGTGACGATGCCCCTTGAATGGTTTGGCTTAAAATATCCTGAAAATTAGTACTGTTGGCCTTATATCCCACTGTATTAACGTTAGCAATATTGTTACCAATAACATCAATGGCTGTTTGCATATTCTTCAGACCTGAAACACCAGAATACATAGAACGAGTCATAATCTATAGCCTCCTAATTTAATTTATTGTGGAATACGCTGCATCCATCAATCAACAGCGTATATAAGCCTCCTGAAAAGGTCCAGCTTACTCTAAAATCATGGCACTATCGATATTCGTAAAAACATTTTCCTTCATACTTGCTCCATCCATCGCTGTAATGACTGTTTTATTTTTTACACTCACAACAAAGGCCATATTATTCAATAACAGCAATGATTCCTTCGCTCCCTTTTGCTCAGCCTTTTCCACCGCTGTATTCAGCTTATGTAAGTCTGCCGTACTTAATTGAATCTGGCGGCTCTGCAACCTAGCAAGGGCATGCTGTGAAAATTTAACTCCTGCAATTTGTCCATTCAGAATATTTCCAAAAACATTGGACTTTCCTGAATCAAGGGAAGCGTGCTGAGTCGAGGATAATTTTGTTGGCGCAAGTGGAAAGACTGGCTGAGCGGAATAAATACGCTGATCCGCCACGGCTTATCATCCTCTCGTTAATTTCCGACTTTCGAAACACTACTGAAATCAACTTCTGTCGTACCAACATATAGCTGCGGAACATCATTCTCAAACGTGGCGGAAGTTACAACACCGCTCTGGGAATTACCCGAGGAATCTTTCCAAGTAATATTTTTGCCTATCAGACTAAGAGCCAGACTAGCTATCGCTGATGATGCTGAAGCAGTTTCAGAACTAGAACCTCCGACTGCTGTGACTTTATCCAAATCTACTGTAGAATTTCCGACAACTAACTGAGGCTCCCCATTTACTACATTGACAGCACTTACCGCACCTGACTGTGATGCTCCCGTCGAATCGGTCCAAACAATGGCTTTACCAATGTACCCTGTTGCTTGCGTCATACGCGAGGAATTGGCCACATTCTGCATTTGCTCCAAGCTGGAAAACTGAGCCATTTGGGCAACGAATGCCGTGTTATCCATTGGCTTTAATGGATCCTGATATTGCATCTGTACCATCAGCAATTTCAAGAAATCATCTTTTCCTAGAGTAGATTTTGATTTAGTACTTGCAGCTTGTTGCGATGTATCTGGACTTGTAGCTTGAGTTGCACCCACTGCGCTTGACATAACTATTCACTCCTTTTAAATTCGGTAATCCACGCCATCTTCACTTGTTAATTCATTATCATCAACTATTTGCGAAACATCATCAAAATTAACCACATTATTCTTATTGGTAAATTTCAACTGACGCTGTTGCTGAGAACCCTGTTGCTGATTGGACATGGACTGATCGAGACTGGTATAAACGCCCACATTATCCACTTTCAATCCCGTATTGGCTAACTCTTGCTTTAACTGCGGCAAAGAAGCTTCAATGGCTGCACGCACATCACTGTTACTCGAATGGAACGTTGCATTCACTAATCCCTGTTCCACAGTCACCTTTAATGTAAGTTCACCTAAATGTTCCGGTTTCAGTTGAATAACCATTTCCGTATTTTGAGCACGTGTGACTAGTTTCGCTTGATCCACGATTTGCTGCACTACTTGATAGGTATCCTTAACACCCGTAG
This window encodes:
- a CDS encoding TIGR02530 family flagellar biosynthesis protein; this encodes MADQRIYSAQPVFPLAPTKLSSTQHASLDSGKSNVFGNILNGQIAGVKFSQHALARLQSRQIQLSTADLHKLNTAVEKAEQKGAKESLLLLNNMAFVVSVKNKTVITAMDGASMKENVFTNIDSAMILE
- a CDS encoding flagellar hook capping FlgD N-terminal domain-containing protein; the protein is MSSAVGATQATSPDTSQQAASTKSKSTLGKDDFLKLLMVQMQYQDPLKPMDNTAFVAQMAQFSSLEQMQNVANSSRMTQATGYIGKAIVWTDSTGASQSGAVSAVNVVNGEPQLVVGNSTVDLDKVTAVGGSSSETASASSAIASLALSLIGKNITWKDSSGNSQSGVVTSATFENDVPQLYVGTTEVDFSSVSKVGN